CCTTGATACAAATCAAACGTACTCGAAACATTCTCGGAATACAGAATGGCAACCTTACAATTTGCCAACTCGGCAAAAACATAAACCTGCGTAAACTCCTCCTTGTCAATCTTAAAATTATCTGATCTCCCGTAATAATATGGGCTTTCAAATCCAGCATCCACGAGGTTATTACTATGAACTACGACATAGTACTCTCCTGTTGCCAAAGGAATGCTCGTTGGCATAGATGAATAGGGGTCAAATTCTAATACCAAATTATCATTGGCGTCATAAATCATCACAACAAAATCATCCGTATTCACAGCGTTTGTTCTAGTATTGGCTTCACTCTCCTCTACATCCAAAGACAGCCCTAGTTCCAAATAACCTATACTTTCAGGGTCTGGTGAAGAGGATTCTTGATCGCAAGCAAAAACAACAAAAATTAGTAAGAAAAGAAATAACTTTTTCATAGTTAAGGTGGGTTTGGTTAAATATGTATAAAATGACCTCTTCTTGTCTACAATATCAATCCCCATATCTTGGTATTCGCACATAACCCACTACAAAACAAGTAGATACACACAAAAAAAGCACCACTCGCAGGAGTGATGCTTTTAAGCTTTTTTCTATCAAAGGAGGTCAATCCATAGACTTCACTTCGCTGTTGAGAGTTTCGATGGTAGCTTTTGCGTCACCGAAGAGCATCTTCGTTTTGTCATGAAAGAAAAGTGGGTTTTCTATCCCCGAATACCCTTTATTCATGCTTCGTTTGAGGACTATTACATTCTTGCTCTTGAGAATCTCCAACACAGGCATTCCATATATCGGACTACTCGGATCGTCTAATGCCGATGGGTTAACCACATCATTGGCTCCCACGACGAGACAAACATCCGTATCTGCGAATAAATTATTTGCCTCATCCATATCGATGAGTTTGTTGTACGGCACATCTGCTTCGGCTAGTAGTACATTCATATGACCTGGCATACGGCCTGCCACCGGATGGATAGCGTAGCTGACATTCACCCCGCGCTCGGTGAGACTCTTGTCCAGTTCCTTACAGGCTTTTTGTGCTTGTGCTACAGCCATACCATATCCAGGAATAATCATGACGTTGCTCGCGTAGCGCATCAGGATAGCTGTATCGTTGGCAGAGGTTTCCTTTACATCCCCTTCAGGGCCAGAACCAGCTGCAGCTGACGATCCGCCAAATCCACCTATGATCACATTGATCAACGAGCGATTCATGGCCTGACACATCAGTACGGTCAAGATCGTACCAGACGAGCCCACAAGGATTCCTCCAAGTAGCATGACCATGTTGCCATATACCACGCCAGCGAGTGCTGCAGCAATTCCTGTAAAGGCATTGAGCAAAGAAATCACCACTGGCATATCCGCACCACCGATCGGCAGCACAAAGGTAAACCCATAAATCAGTGACACGACAAGGATGACTATCGGCAAGTACTCTATCTGCCCCATCGCAATCACTTCATACATGATCAGTCCCAAACACAGTGCTAGCCAAATCAGGTTGAAATAGGAAGAGACGCCACTTTTCCAATCTTTGACTTTGCCACTGAGCTTGCCATAAGCTATCAATGAGCCTGTGAAGGCCACTCCACCTATAAATAACGCCATATAAGTCGTAGCTCTTGCGCCAAGACTACTGGTCTCTCCAAATTTGTACACCTCGATGATGGATATAGCCACTGCGCATGCTCCTCCAAATCCGTTGAACAACGAAACAAGTTCTGGTATAGCTGTCATAGCAACTTTCTTAGAGAACACCAACCCTACAACTGTACCAATCGCTAACGCAACGATGATCCATGCATAGTTGCCTTGATCTCCAGCTATCGGATCAAACATCGCCACCACAATCGCCAGCCCCATTCCAGCTGCCGCGATCAAATTCCCTTTGGCTGCCGACGCTGGGCTACTCATTCTCCTCAATCCGATGATCAATAGCACCGTCGAGAGGATGTATAATAAATTGATATACTGCATTATGATTTTTTCTTAAACATTTCCAACATACGGTTGGTCACTGCGTGCCCCCCTACTACATTAATGGTTGCCAGCACGATCCCAATCCCACCGATTGTCAATGACAAATAATCGTCACTTGCAGACTGCCGCACTAGAATGATCGCTCCGATGATCACGATACCTGAGATCGCATTGGAGCCAGACATGAGTGGTGTATGCAACACTGTTGGAACTTTTGAGATGACCTCAAAACCCAAGTATATTGTAATGATCCATAGATTAATGGTCAATACATTATCATTTAGATAATCTAAAATTTCTAACATTTCTATAAGGTATTAAGTAATTGGATTAGGCCGAAACCGCTTCTTTTTGACCTACTTTTAGTAGGGTCTTTGCTACGATTTCGTTTTCATACGGGATGTTTTCTTCCCCATCCTTGAGTATGAAACTCAAAAAATTGAAGACGTTATTGCTATAAACAAAACTCGACTGTGGCCCCATATGGTTGTACAACTTGGTATCCCCTATGACCTGTACACCATCAACCTCTACGGTCTCATTGTCTCTGGACAACTCCACATTGCCCCCACTCGCAGTTGCCATGTCGACGATCACACTCCCAGCTTTCATTCCTCTCACAGTCTTTTCCTCTATGAGGATCGGCGCCTTTCTTCCAGGTATATTCGCCGTGGTAATCACAATGTCCGCCTTCGTGGCTGTCTGGTGGATCAGTTCTTTTTGCTTGGTGATGTATTCTTCGGATTGTTCAATGGCATATCCTCCGGCAGAAGCATTCTCAGCAGCTCCTTCTACTTCGATAAACTTCGCTCCCAGGCTCTCGACCTCTTCCTTGACAGCAGAGCGCACATCAAATGCTTCTACCATAGCCCCCAACCTTTTTGCTGTAGCGATAGCCTGTAGTCCAGCTACTCCCGCACCAAGTACCATCACCTTGGCCGGCGGGATCGTACCCGCCGAAGTAGTCATCATAGGTAGGTACCCTCCAAAATGGTCTGCAGCCATCACAACTGCCTTGTACCCAGACAAGGAAGCCAACGAAGACAACACATCCATTGACTGTGCGATCGACGAGCGTGGCAACAAATCCAAGCTGTAAGCCTTAGCCTCCATCTCTTGAAGTGCCGTCAACAACGGTGACTCAACTCTACCACCAAATTTGCCGACAATCATTGCAGACTTTTTAACCTTGGCGAGTTCTTCAATATGAATACCCACCGCTGTGACCAGTACATCGGCTTGCTCCAAAATTTCACTTCTAGATGTGACCTTCACACCCTCTCCCTCGTACGCTGCATCCGAATAGTTGGATGCTGTACCGGCCCCCGATTCGATCCATACCTCAAAGCCACTCTTGGTGTACTTTGGCACGACCTTCGGAACTACCGCTACCAAATTCTCTTCAGTACATTTTAATACCCCTATTAGCATTACTGATTTTTTATGTTTTACAAAAGTTTAGCAACCTGATAAAAATCACTTTGGGAGTGTGTTGTTTCTGTCTTTTGGATTGCGAAGATATGCCTTTGATAAAAAAACTACGTAGTTATTATGTTAATAAATTAACAGTTTGTTTTAAACACTCAACAACAAAACTACTGACAAACAAATAGTTGCGAAAAAAGAAGAAACCACCTCCCATCGTACGAGAAGCATAGGTCATAAAATAGCGCAATAACCCACTCACGCCAATATACCCGATTCGGGGGATTACAATCCTACTCGAATACCCCTAATTTTCCGCTACATTTAACGCATACCTATATGATTACCATCGTTATTCTATCTTTAGGAGTTCTTGCTTTGCTCATCACACACTTCGTCCAAACCCATCAAAACAACGACAAAATCACTCACCTCAAAGCAGACATCTACAAGTACTACATTCGTAGTAGGTTTCAAGCCGTAGAAGTCGACACTATGCAAGGGATCATCAAAGAAAACGACTCCAAACGCAAAAAGGTCATCGATGAATTGCACGAGAATATTGGCAACAAAATCGTAGCGGCAAAAATGCACTTTGGAGCCATCCATCACGAAGCACTCATCAACTCCACTTATTTTCAAAAAGGGCACACGCTCCTCGACGAAGCGGTCAGCGACACACGTCAGCTTGCCTACAACATGTCGGACCAGGAGCTTTCCGAATTTAGTATCATCACCGCACTCAAGGACATCAAAAAATCTCTTGAACGTGACAATCAGATCAAGCTAGGTATCTTCTTTCACGGTTTGGACAAAAACCTCAGCAACGAACTCAATCTTCAGCTCTACCGCATGGTCCAAGAGCTCATCACCAATATCCTCACACACGCCTATGCAAGTCAAGTCACCGTACAACTCAACCGAAGAAATAATGAATTAATATTGACAGTAGAAGACGATGGTATTGGATTTGACCCACAACAGATTAACTTTATCAAAGGAAATGGTTTCGGACTGAAAGGAATCGAGCAGAACCTCAGCCAAATTGACGGCAAGGTATACATCGATTCTCACCCCGGTCACGGCACCACTGTTACTATCGAAATACCAGACGCCGCATGATAAAAGTACTGATCGCAGATGATCATGAAGTAATTGTAGAAGGGCTGAAAGCCCTGCTCTCTGGAGAGCCTGAATTAGAAATCGTCTCTCATGCCCACAATGGCCATCAAGTATTGGCTCAACTCGAGATGAATGCAATCGACGTAGTACTACTGGACATCAACATGCCCGAACTAGACGGCCTAGAAACTACCAAGTTGATTCGTCAGGATCACCCCAAAGTAAAAGTTCTCATCCTCTCGATGTACAACAAGCCAGAGTTCATCCGTCACCTCATCGAAATCGGAGCGCATGGCTATGTACTCAAAAATACGCCAAAAAAAGAATTGATTGAAGCCATCCAAAATGTACACCATGGCATTGAGCATTTTAGCGAGGAAATCAAGGACACGATCATGAAGAACCTCAAAACCAAGGGACACGTGGGAGAGGCCTACTTGACCGATCGCGAACGTGACATCATCCGTCTACTTGCAGACGGCTTCACCACCAACGAAATCGCAGAAAAGCTATTCATCAGTGTACACACCGTAGACACGCACCGCAAAAACCTACTCACTAAGCTCAACCAAAAAAACATTGCCTCTCTGATCCGCTATGCGGTCGAAAAAGGCTATGCTGGCAAACAATTCTAGTTTCTACCCTTCCTTTTGTGGTACCGCTTTCCCTTACCAAAAGTGGCTCCTTTCCCTTTTTTCTTTGCCTCCCCTTCTTTCTTGACAAAAGGTTGCTTTTCAAGTACATCACGTACGATCCTCCCACCCAGGAGTTTTTCGACCAAGTCTCGTCTGTTCTTGTTGATTAGTTTGTCCTTGATCCGCTGCTGATACTCTTTTTTATGCCAGAAAAAGAACATGTGCTGCGCCCGCTTTTCCTTCTCTGTCTTAGGCACATACATGCGTTCCATGGTGTAGGGGTGAAAACCCGAATAATAGATCACAGTCGCTACGGTCATCGGAGTAGGTGTAAAATCCTGCACCTGCTCCAGCATGAACCCCATATCCTTGGTCTCTGCTGCCAAATTAGCCATATCCTCTTCCTTGCAGCCTGGATGACTTGAAATGAAGTAAGGAATCAATGGCTGCTTCAAACCGTTTTTCTTATTGTAGAAGTCATACTTCTTCTTAAAATCATGAAAATGCTTGAACGATGGTTTTCGCATCACGCGAAGTGTATCGTCTGCCGTATGTTCCGGAGCGACCTTCAAACGCCCAGAGACATGACGTGTCACCAGCTGTTCCATGTACTCATCGATACTGTTGTTTGCATTCTTGTTGTAGCTTTCGACCAATAGATCATAGCGAATACCACTCCCAACAAATGCCTTTTTGACCTTTGGGTGTGCATCTACTTTCTTGTATAGCTCAGTCATAGAACTATGGTCTGTATCCAAATTGCTACAAATCACCGGGTGTATGCATGACGGACTCACACATCGATCACAGATCTCCTGCACCTTACCCTTTAGCCCATACATGTTGGCCGATGGTCCACCCAAATCTGAAATATACCCCTTGAAATCGGGCATAGAAGTAACTTGGTCCACTTCCTTCATCACCGACTCCTTGGATCTACTGGCGATGAACTTGCCCTGATGAGCAGATATCGTACAAAAACTACATCCCCCAAAACACCCCCTGTGCATGTTGATCGAGAACTTGATCATTTCATAGGCTGGGATAGGTCCACGCTTCTTATACTTGGGATGGGGCAGACGCGTATAAGGCAAATCAAATGACTGATCGATCTCGCTCTCCGTCATCGTATAGTAAGGCGGATTGATAATCACATGGTAGTCATCCGTATCTTGAACGATCCTATTGGCATTGAGCTTATTGGACTCCTGCTCTACGTGTTTGAAATTCGAAGCATAAGACTTCTTGTCTCGAAGGCACTTTTCGTGACTATTGAGTACAATAGTTTTCCAATCTACTTCGGGTAGATCCTCTTTTCGATCGGTCAACACACTCGTTTGTGGTATGGTCTTCAGTTGATCAAACGGAACACCCTTTCCCAGCAATCTCAGAAGATCACGCAAAGGCTGTTCGCCCATACCATACACCAGCATATTTGCTTTGCTATCGACTAAGACTGATGGCATGAGCTTGTCTGACCAATAGTCATAATGTGTCACGCGACGCAAACTCGCTTCCACTCCACCGATCACAATCGGTACATCAGGGTATAGTTTCTTTAGGATATTCGAATAAGTAATCGTCGCATAGTCTGGACGAAAACCCGCTTCTCCACCTGGTGTATAGGCATCATTGGATCGCTTGCGTTTGTTGGCAGTGTAGTGGTTGACCATCGAATCCATACAGCCAGAGGTCACTCCAAAAAACATCTTGGGCTTCCCAAACTTTTTGAAATCACGCAAATCATCTTGCCAATTGGGCTGAGGGATAATCCCTACCTTGTATCCCTCACTCTCAATGATACGCCCAATCACCGCGCCACCAAACGACGGATGATCTACATAAGCATCTCCTGAGACGATTACTACATCTAGCTCATCCCAGCCGCGCTCCAGAACTTCCTTCCTGGTGATGGGCAGCCAATCCGTTATGGGTCTTTGTGCGATCATAGTGCAAAGGTAGAGAAGTAAATGCGAATCCTTAGCTACTTACCCTACACAATAGCCATTCGGAGATGCTCTAGCCTTCTTCACCGTCCAGTTTCTCCCATATTGAGTAACCAATCGCCTCCATTTCATTCTTCCATAGGTAAATCCCCTATTCCTTCAAATACGGAATTCCTGTATTTACTTCATCCTGCCAAATCATGATATTTGTATTCAACCATTAAAATACAATGCTATGAAAGGATTAAAAAAATCAATCCTCTTTTATACCCTTCTTTTGAAAGCACTGCCTGTCATGCTTTATTTCTTGTTGGTATACTAGACCTTGACTATTTGTTCTTCCTCTTGGTAGGAGTTCGCAAATCTCAAATTTTCTTTGCTCACCACTTCTAGTGGCATGAACTGGTATTGCTTCACAGCAGCACTTGCTATCAGCTTCTTATACAATACCTGCACACTCAAATTCCCTTGTAGGGTAGGGTTTTGATCGATTATGAAATCCACAAAATCATCTTGCAATGTAGTAACATTGGGCTTGATCAAGTCATAGCCAATGATACGGGTCTCCATATCTGACAAACGATCTCCTGCCATGGCCACAATCTGATAACAACGAGAGTTGGGTACAAATAAATGAACATCCCCTGTACCTACCTCATCCAGCAAGGTCAGTAGACTCTCCTGATCCATCACGGCCAACTCCTGAATCATCGCCTGATCCCAGCCTTTGTCCTTATAATATTGATAAAAACCCTCAATACGCTCATCAATTGTCTTGTTAAAACTATCAAAGTCCGTGTATTTGAGAATCCAGGCAGGTTGCCCTTGTGCACATCCGTAGTTGATCAGACGTGCCGCCAAATAACCACTTTGCACAGAGTCTTGTCCAATAAAAGCCAAAGGTGCTACCTCTTCGAGGTTCGAATCGACAAACACAAACGGAATATTCTTAGATGTAAGTCTCTCGCAGATATCTGTCGCTTCCTTTTCCATCAAGGGAGCCAAGATCACTGCGTCTGGTTCGTCTCCTATGGCCAACGCAGCTTTGGACAAAAAGGAGCCTTGATTGCTTCTGTCAAACGGATAAAATTTCAGGACCATACCCAAAGACTCGTACTCTCCTGCTGCTTCTTCGATTCCCTGACGCTGTGCCTTCCAGTAGTCGTTATCCAACGGTAGTATTACAGCGATTTGGTAGACCTTGTTCAATTTCAAGTTACGAGCAAATACGTTGGTCGTATAGTTTCCTTCCTTCGCAATTTTTAGCACCAAATTCTTGGTTGCCTCCGCTACTTCCCCTCTTTTGTGCAACACCCGATCTACAGTCCCCACAGACACGCCAGCTTGTCTAGCGATTTCCTTGATGGTAATTCTCTTCATTGAGCCAAAGATGAAAAAAAACTTTCAATTAATTTGGAGCATCCCCAATTAATATTACTTTTGTGGACATTCGTGTTCGTACACGATACTTTCACCCTTCATTCGAAGGGCTTTTTTAGGAGACACACCGTGTTCGTACACGGTAAATGAAAACATTTAAAGAATATGAAAAAAGTAGTAACATTCGGAGAGATCATGCTAAGACTAGCACCACAAGGATTTTTGAGATTTTCTCAAGCCAATTCTTTTGATGTAGTCTATGGTGGTGGTGAATCTAACGTGGCTGTCTCATTGGCCAATTACGGAGTACCTGTTGATTTCGTGACCAGATTACCAAAGAATGATATTGGCGAATGCGCATTGATGGAAATGCGTAAAAGAGGTGTAAATACCGACAAAATTATATTCGGTGGCGACCGATTAGGCATCTACTTTCTAGAGACTGGTGCAGTCAGTAGAGGAAGTAAGGTAGTCTATGATAGAGCGCATTCATCTATGTCTGAAATAACTGCAGGCATGATTGATTGGAAGGAAGTGTTTGATGGAGCAGAGTGGTTCCACTGGACGGGAATCACTCCTGCTATTTCTCAAGGAGCAGCAGATGCATGTCTAGAAGCCGTCAAAGCAGCCAGCGAAATGGGAATCACCATCTCGACGGACCTCAACTACAGAGCAAAACTCTGGAAATATGGTGGAGACCGTGAAGCCATCATGACTGAGTTGACTTCATACTGTGACGTCATCCTCGGAAACGAAGAGGATGCAGAAATGCACTTTGGCATCAAACCAGAAGGTGTATCTGTACAAACAGAAGGACACAACGTCAAAGCGGAGGCTTTCCTATCTGTGTGTCAGCAGATGATGGAAAAATTCCCAAAAGCGAAAAAAGTAATCACTACGCTAAGAGGTTCAATCTCTGCATCGC
The DNA window shown above is from Reichenbachiella sp. 5M10 and carries:
- a CDS encoding sugar kinase, which codes for MKKVVTFGEIMLRLAPQGFLRFSQANSFDVVYGGGESNVAVSLANYGVPVDFVTRLPKNDIGECALMEMRKRGVNTDKIIFGGDRLGIYFLETGAVSRGSKVVYDRAHSSMSEITAGMIDWKEVFDGAEWFHWTGITPAISQGAADACLEAVKAASEMGITISTDLNYRAKLWKYGGDREAIMTELTSYCDVILGNEEDAEMHFGIKPEGVSVQTEGHNVKAEAFLSVCQQMMEKFPKAKKVITTLRGSISASHNTWAGVLYDGKTMLETRQYQITDIVDRVGGGDSFMGGLIYGLLKYPEDDQNALDFAVAASCLKHTIKGDANLVTVDEVEKLMGGDASGRVAR
- a CDS encoding sensor histidine kinase, giving the protein MITIVILSLGVLALLITHFVQTHQNNDKITHLKADIYKYYIRSRFQAVEVDTMQGIIKENDSKRKKVIDELHENIGNKIVAAKMHFGAIHHEALINSTYFQKGHTLLDEAVSDTRQLAYNMSDQELSEFSIITALKDIKKSLERDNQIKLGIFFHGLDKNLSNELNLQLYRMVQELITNILTHAYASQVTVQLNRRNNELILTVEDDGIGFDPQQINFIKGNGFGLKGIEQNLSQIDGKVYIDSHPGHGTTVTIEIPDAA
- a CDS encoding NAD(P) transhydrogenase subunit alpha gives rise to the protein MLEILDYLNDNVLTINLWIITIYLGFEVISKVPTVLHTPLMSGSNAISGIVIIGAIILVRQSASDDYLSLTIGGIGIVLATINVVGGHAVTNRMLEMFKKKS
- a CDS encoding NAD(P)(+) transhydrogenase (Re/Si-specific) subunit beta, with amino-acid sequence MQYINLLYILSTVLLIIGLRRMSSPASAAKGNLIAAAGMGLAIVVAMFDPIAGDQGNYAWIIVALAIGTVVGLVFSKKVAMTAIPELVSLFNGFGGACAVAISIIEVYKFGETSSLGARATTYMALFIGGVAFTGSLIAYGKLSGKVKDWKSGVSSYFNLIWLALCLGLIMYEVIAMGQIEYLPIVILVVSLIYGFTFVLPIGGADMPVVISLLNAFTGIAAALAGVVYGNMVMLLGGILVGSSGTILTVLMCQAMNRSLINVIIGGFGGSSAAAGSGPEGDVKETSANDTAILMRYASNVMIIPGYGMAVAQAQKACKELDKSLTERGVNVSYAIHPVAGRMPGHMNVLLAEADVPYNKLIDMDEANNLFADTDVCLVVGANDVVNPSALDDPSSPIYGMPVLEILKSKNVIVLKRSMNKGYSGIENPLFFHDKTKMLFGDAKATIETLNSEVKSMD
- a CDS encoding response regulator transcription factor, encoding MIKVLIADDHEVIVEGLKALLSGEPELEIVSHAHNGHQVLAQLEMNAIDVVLLDINMPELDGLETTKLIRQDHPKVKVLILSMYNKPEFIRHLIEIGAHGYVLKNTPKKELIEAIQNVHHGIEHFSEEIKDTIMKNLKTKGHVGEAYLTDRERDIIRLLADGFTTNEIAEKLFISVHTVDTHRKNLLTKLNQKNIASLIRYAVEKGYAGKQF
- a CDS encoding LacI family DNA-binding transcriptional regulator, which gives rise to MKRITIKEIARQAGVSVGTVDRVLHKRGEVAEATKNLVLKIAKEGNYTTNVFARNLKLNKVYQIAVILPLDNDYWKAQRQGIEEAAGEYESLGMVLKFYPFDRSNQGSFLSKAALAIGDEPDAVILAPLMEKEATDICERLTSKNIPFVFVDSNLEEVAPLAFIGQDSVQSGYLAARLINYGCAQGQPAWILKYTDFDSFNKTIDERIEGFYQYYKDKGWDQAMIQELAVMDQESLLTLLDEVGTGDVHLFVPNSRCYQIVAMAGDRLSDMETRIIGYDLIKPNVTTLQDDFVDFIIDQNPTLQGNLSVQVLYKKLIASAAVKQYQFMPLEVVSKENLRFANSYQEEEQIVKV
- a CDS encoding NAD(P) transhydrogenase subunit alpha; this encodes MLIGVLKCTEENLVAVVPKVVPKYTKSGFEVWIESGAGTASNYSDAAYEGEGVKVTSRSEILEQADVLVTAVGIHIEELAKVKKSAMIVGKFGGRVESPLLTALQEMEAKAYSLDLLPRSSIAQSMDVLSSLASLSGYKAVVMAADHFGGYLPMMTTSAGTIPPAKVMVLGAGVAGLQAIATAKRLGAMVEAFDVRSAVKEEVESLGAKFIEVEGAAENASAGGYAIEQSEEYITKQKELIHQTATKADIVITTANIPGRKAPILIEEKTVRGMKAGSVIVDMATASGGNVELSRDNETVEVDGVQVIGDTKLYNHMGPQSSFVYSNNVFNFLSFILKDGEENIPYENEIVAKTLLKVGQKEAVSA
- a CDS encoding YgiQ family radical SAM protein, whose protein sequence is MAQRPITDWLPITRKEVLERGWDELDVVIVSGDAYVDHPSFGGAVIGRIIESEGYKVGIIPQPNWQDDLRDFKKFGKPKMFFGVTSGCMDSMVNHYTANKRKRSNDAYTPGGEAGFRPDYATITYSNILKKLYPDVPIVIGGVEASLRRVTHYDYWSDKLMPSVLVDSKANMLVYGMGEQPLRDLLRLLGKGVPFDQLKTIPQTSVLTDRKEDLPEVDWKTIVLNSHEKCLRDKKSYASNFKHVEQESNKLNANRIVQDTDDYHVIINPPYYTMTESEIDQSFDLPYTRLPHPKYKKRGPIPAYEMIKFSINMHRGCFGGCSFCTISAHQGKFIASRSKESVMKEVDQVTSMPDFKGYISDLGGPSANMYGLKGKVQEICDRCVSPSCIHPVICSNLDTDHSSMTELYKKVDAHPKVKKAFVGSGIRYDLLVESYNKNANNSIDEYMEQLVTRHVSGRLKVAPEHTADDTLRVMRKPSFKHFHDFKKKYDFYNKKNGLKQPLIPYFISSHPGCKEEDMANLAAETKDMGFMLEQVQDFTPTPMTVATVIYYSGFHPYTMERMYVPKTEKEKRAQHMFFFWHKKEYQQRIKDKLINKNRRDLVEKLLGGRIVRDVLEKQPFVKKEGEAKKKGKGATFGKGKRYHKRKGRN